From the genome of Triticum aestivum cultivar Chinese Spring chromosome 3B, IWGSC CS RefSeq v2.1, whole genome shotgun sequence, one region includes:
- the LOC123072924 gene encoding dnaJ protein P58IPK homolog B isoform X2, with product MAWRLALPLLLFYSPILVCSSSQVQDNDPSKLFKSASEMMSLRKYDGALGLLNAVLELDPNHSEAYRQRATVLRHRCRHKEAESDYNKFLELKPGTASVEKELAQLLQAQNALESAYTQSDAGEFSKVLEYVNKIVLVFSPGCLKAKLLKAKALLALKDYSNVISETGFILKEDEDNLDALLLRGRAYYYLADHDVANRHYQKGLRLDPEHSELKKAYFGLKKLLKKTKSAEDNAAKSKFRVAVEDYKAALAMDPDHTLYNVQLHLGLCKTLVKLGRGKEAINTCTEALSIDEELVEALSQRGEAKLLTEDWEGAVEDLKEAAQKSPQDMAIREALMKAERQLKLSKRKDWYKILGISKTASAADIKRAYKRLALQWHPDKNVENREEAENMFREIASAYEVLSDEDKRVRYDRGEDLEEMGMGGGGGGFDPFGGGGGQQYTFHHGGGFPGGGFQFNFG from the exons ATGGCGTGGCGGCTGGCGCTGCCGCTGCTCCTCTTCTACTCACCCATCCTCGTCTGCTCCTCCTCCCAAG TCCAAGACAATGACCCCTCCAAACTCTTCAAGAGCGCCTCCGAGATGATGAGCCTAAGGAAATACGACGGGGCGCTCGGTCTGCTCAACGCCGTCCTCGAGCTCGACCCCAACCATTCTGAAGCTTACAGGCAGCGCGCGACGGTGCTTCGTCACAGATGCAG ACACAAGGAAGCTGAGAGTGACTATAACAAATTCCTGGAGCTCAAGCCCGGGACTGCTTCAGTGGAGAAGGAACTGGCTCAGCTGCTGCAGGCCCAAAACGCATTAGAATCTGCTTATACCCAGTCTGATGCCGGAGAATTCTCAAAAGTCCTCGAGTACGTCAATAAAATCGTGCTCGTATTTTCTCCAGGTTGCTTAAAG gcaaagctcctcaaggctaaaGCATTGCTAGCACTGAAAGACTATTCGAACGTTATTTCGGAGACAGGATTTATTCTCAAGGAAGATGAAGATAACTTGGATGCGCTGTTACTTCGTGGCCGAGCATACTATTACCTTGCTGATCATGATGTTGCCAACAG GCACTATCAGAAAGGCCTTCGTCTAGACCCTGAACATTCAGAATTGAAGAAAGCATATTTTGGGCTGAAAAAACTTCTGAAGAAGACCAAGAGC GCTGAAGATAATGCTGCCAAGAGCAAGTTTCGCGTGGCTGTTGAGGACTACAAGGCAGCACTAGCAATGGATCCAGACCACACTTTGTACAACGTACAACTTCATCTTGGGCTATGTAAGACTCTGGTTAAACTTGGGAGAGGCAAGGAGGCAATCAACACCTGTACGGAAGCGCTCAGCATAGATGAAGAACTTGTTGAAGCTTTGTCACAG AGAGGTGAAGCTAAACTTCTAACAGAAGACTGGGAAGGTGCGGTTGAGGATCTAAAAGAGGCTGCCCAGAAATCCCCACAG GACATGGCAATCCGAGAGGCGCTCATGAAAGCGGAAAGGCAGCTCAAGCTGAGCAAAAGGAAAGACTGGTACAAGATCCTGGGCATCTCCAAGACAGCATCGGCCGCGGACATCAAGCGCGCGTACAAGAGGCTGGCGCTGCAGTGGCACCCGGACAAGAACGTGGAGAACCGCGAGGAGGCGGAGAACATGTTCCGAGAGATCGCGTCCGCATACGAG GTGCTTAGCGACGAGGACAAGCGTGTGAGGTACGACCGGGGGGAGGACCTGGAGGAGATGGGCATGGGGGGAGGCGGGGGCGGCTTCGACCCgttcggcggaggcggcgggcagcAGTACACGTTCCACCACGGCGGTGGGTTCCCCGGCGGGGGCTTCCAGTTCAACTTCGGTTAA
- the LOC123072924 gene encoding dnaJ protein P58IPK homolog B isoform X1, protein MAWRLALPLLLFYSPILVCSSSQEVQDNDPSKLFKSASEMMSLRKYDGALGLLNAVLELDPNHSEAYRQRATVLRHRCRHKEAESDYNKFLELKPGTASVEKELAQLLQAQNALESAYTQSDAGEFSKVLEYVNKIVLVFSPGCLKAKLLKAKALLALKDYSNVISETGFILKEDEDNLDALLLRGRAYYYLADHDVANRHYQKGLRLDPEHSELKKAYFGLKKLLKKTKSAEDNAAKSKFRVAVEDYKAALAMDPDHTLYNVQLHLGLCKTLVKLGRGKEAINTCTEALSIDEELVEALSQRGEAKLLTEDWEGAVEDLKEAAQKSPQDMAIREALMKAERQLKLSKRKDWYKILGISKTASAADIKRAYKRLALQWHPDKNVENREEAENMFREIASAYEVLSDEDKRVRYDRGEDLEEMGMGGGGGGFDPFGGGGGQQYTFHHGGGFPGGGFQFNFG, encoded by the exons ATGGCGTGGCGGCTGGCGCTGCCGCTGCTCCTCTTCTACTCACCCATCCTCGTCTGCTCCTCCTCCCAAG AAGTCCAAGACAATGACCCCTCCAAACTCTTCAAGAGCGCCTCCGAGATGATGAGCCTAAGGAAATACGACGGGGCGCTCGGTCTGCTCAACGCCGTCCTCGAGCTCGACCCCAACCATTCTGAAGCTTACAGGCAGCGCGCGACGGTGCTTCGTCACAGATGCAG ACACAAGGAAGCTGAGAGTGACTATAACAAATTCCTGGAGCTCAAGCCCGGGACTGCTTCAGTGGAGAAGGAACTGGCTCAGCTGCTGCAGGCCCAAAACGCATTAGAATCTGCTTATACCCAGTCTGATGCCGGAGAATTCTCAAAAGTCCTCGAGTACGTCAATAAAATCGTGCTCGTATTTTCTCCAGGTTGCTTAAAG gcaaagctcctcaaggctaaaGCATTGCTAGCACTGAAAGACTATTCGAACGTTATTTCGGAGACAGGATTTATTCTCAAGGAAGATGAAGATAACTTGGATGCGCTGTTACTTCGTGGCCGAGCATACTATTACCTTGCTGATCATGATGTTGCCAACAG GCACTATCAGAAAGGCCTTCGTCTAGACCCTGAACATTCAGAATTGAAGAAAGCATATTTTGGGCTGAAAAAACTTCTGAAGAAGACCAAGAGC GCTGAAGATAATGCTGCCAAGAGCAAGTTTCGCGTGGCTGTTGAGGACTACAAGGCAGCACTAGCAATGGATCCAGACCACACTTTGTACAACGTACAACTTCATCTTGGGCTATGTAAGACTCTGGTTAAACTTGGGAGAGGCAAGGAGGCAATCAACACCTGTACGGAAGCGCTCAGCATAGATGAAGAACTTGTTGAAGCTTTGTCACAG AGAGGTGAAGCTAAACTTCTAACAGAAGACTGGGAAGGTGCGGTTGAGGATCTAAAAGAGGCTGCCCAGAAATCCCCACAG GACATGGCAATCCGAGAGGCGCTCATGAAAGCGGAAAGGCAGCTCAAGCTGAGCAAAAGGAAAGACTGGTACAAGATCCTGGGCATCTCCAAGACAGCATCGGCCGCGGACATCAAGCGCGCGTACAAGAGGCTGGCGCTGCAGTGGCACCCGGACAAGAACGTGGAGAACCGCGAGGAGGCGGAGAACATGTTCCGAGAGATCGCGTCCGCATACGAG GTGCTTAGCGACGAGGACAAGCGTGTGAGGTACGACCGGGGGGAGGACCTGGAGGAGATGGGCATGGGGGGAGGCGGGGGCGGCTTCGACCCgttcggcggaggcggcgggcagcAGTACACGTTCCACCACGGCGGTGGGTTCCCCGGCGGGGGCTTCCAGTTCAACTTCGGTTAA
- the LOC123072925 gene encoding gibberellin 2-beta-dioxygenase 5-like: MEQLADGCELEELELPTVDLEAEESRLTEQLAAACRDPGVFRLVNHGVPCELTARLFGLARGLLELDAANKSRLPGYFCGTPALAALPVKEINWLEGLHVEATAAHGDRSHSSPDGADGEADGTAFSKFREAVSGEYVAHMARIARKLFDALAAGELGLDSEQRASYLTERGSIFRAYRYPASGAGRRQLGMEAHTDSSVLSILNQDMVGGLQVFYGGRWLAVRPVEGAVVVNVGDMLQAMSGDAYRSPEHRVVAPGWTEADRMSLCYFAFPEEDAVIVGPASACRPEELYRAFSYGEFREQVQADVKATGSKVGLARFRLAAVTQS; this comes from the coding sequence ATGGAGCAGCTGGCAGACGGGTGcgagctggaggagctggagcttcCCACTGTAGACCTCGAGGCGGAGGAGTCGAGGCTGACGGAGCAGCTGGCGGCGGCGTGCCGGGACCCGGGCGTGTTCCGGCTGGTCAACCACGGCGTCCCCTGCGAGCTCACAGCCCGCCTGTTCGGGCTGGCGCGCGGGCTGCTGGAGCTGGACGCGGCCAACAAGTCCCGGCTGCCCGGCTACTTCTGCGGCACGCCGGCGCTGGCGGCGCTCCCCGTCAAGGAGATCAACTGGCTCGAGGGTCTGCACGTGGAGGCGACCGCCGCCCACGGCGACCGTTCTCATTCTTCTCCAGATGGTGCTGACGGTGAAGCAGACGGCACTGCGTTCTCGAAGTTCAGGGAGGCGGTGAGCGGGGAGTACGTGGCGCACATGGCGCGCATCGCCCGGAAGCTGTTCGACGCCCTGGCGGCCGGCGAGCTGGGGCTCGACTCAGAGCAGCGGGCGTCGTACTTGACGGAGCGCGGCAGCATCTTCCGTGCGTACCGGTACCCGGCGtcaggcgcggggcggcggcagctGGGGATGGAGGCGCACACGGACAGTTCGGTGCTGTCCATCCTGAACCAGGACATGGTGGGCGGTCTGCAGGTGTTCTATGGTGGTAGGTGGCTTGCGGTGCGTCCGGTGGAGGGCGCGGTGGTGGTGAACGTGGGGGACATGCTGCAGGCGATGAGCGGCGACGCGTACCGGAGCCCGGAGCACCGGGTGGTGGCGCCGGGCTGGACGGAGGCGGACAGGATGTCGCTGTGCTACTTCGCGTTCCCGGAGGAGGACGCCGTGATCGTCGGCCCGGCGTCAGCTTGTCGTCCGGAGGAGTTGTACCGGGCGTTCAGCTACGGCGAGTTCCGGGAGCAGGTGCAGGCGGACGTGAAGGCCACCGGGTCCAAGGTCGGCCTCGCCCGCTTCCGCCTGGCCGCCGTCACCCAATCATAG
- the LOC123067121 gene encoding uncharacterized protein, with protein MVAGGATHKRPPADDIMMHQEEPANTDAKNDHHIAIYFIDSPQQTDDRLILSDKTNGQEDYSFQHHLQTPSSPPCYSTDHMLRADQRHYNSNNGSPSSSQQQQQHERSSSQQQQQHERSSNPPRRRQSRRRRLAAAVPFVRKIKWGPLWDKSKEWIKNPMNMALFVWIVAVGISGAILFMVMTGMLNAVLRTKSQKDTWFEVNNQILNALFTLMCLYNHPRRFYHLALLCRWRAGDMAALREVYCKGGTVKPNERRHMMVVVLLLHLNCLAQYALCGLNLGLSRNRRPPVGVGLTVTVAICAPAVASMYNNLSPLGKDYEVQAADDEEQESSSSGSRQRLQHKTVERRYSFSPSPPQRQGLEMGAAGAVVVEVGEEEEGTVAVAAPEWSGGLVWDLWEDISLAYLSLFCSCCVFGWNAGRLGFGNAYVHAATFILLCLAPFFIFTLAAINIDDEAARLALSLGGTLLCVLGLLYGGFWRIQMRRRFGLPGSGFCCGRPDVTDCFQWLCCCPCALAQEVRTADAYDIVHHRMVSRRQSQSRRGDDAGEEEASSSRVQMQQPLRFAGVFASDHGGVTNTNSNSDTSNTSTTPPALPVGIQRQ; from the coding sequence ATGGTTGCAGGTGGTGCCACTCACAAGAGACCTCCTGCTGATGACATAATGATGCACCAAGAGGAGCCTGCAAACACGGATGCAAAAAATGATCATCACATTGCCATCTATTTCATCGACTCACCCCAACAAACAGACGACAGATTGATCCTGAGCGACAAGACCAATGGCCAGGAGGATTACTCATTTCAGCACCACCTGCAAACACCAAGCTCGCCGCCCTGCTACTCCACCGACCACATGCTCCGCGCTGACCAAAGACACTACAACAGCAACAAtggctccccttcttcttcccagcagcagcagcagcatgagcgcTCTTCttcccagcagcagcagcagcatgagcgcTCTTCTAACCCACCAAGAAGAAGACAGTCGAGAAGGCGACGCTTGGCGGCGGCGGTGCCGTTCGTGAGGAAGATCAAGTGGGGACCATTGTGGGATAAGTCCAAGGAGTGGATCAAGAACCCCATGAACATGGCCCTCTTCGTGTGGATCGTCGCCGTGGGCATCTCCGGCGCCATCCTCTTCATGGTCATGACCGGGATGCTCAACGCCGTGCTGCGGACCAAGTCGCAGAAGGACACGTGGTTCGAGGTCAACAACCAGATACTGAACGCATTGTTTACCTTGATGTGCCTGTACAACCACCCCAGGAGGTTCTACCACCTGGCGCTGCTGTGCCGGTGGAGGGCCGGCGACATGGCCGCGCTCCGGGAGGTCTACTGCAAGGGCGGCACCGTCAAGCCCAACGAGAGGAGGCACATGATGGTTGTGGTCTTGCTGCTCCACCTCAACTGCTTGGCGCAGTACGCGCTGTGCGGCCTCAACCTCGGCCTCTCCAGGAACCGGCGGCCTCCCGTGGGGGTCGGCCTCACCGTGACGGTTGCGATATGCGCCCCGGCCGTTGCCAGCATGTACAACAACCTCAGCCCCCTGGGGAAAGACTACGAGGTCCAGGCCGCCGACGACGAGGAGCAGGAGTCTTCTTCTTCGGGCTCGCGGCAGCGGCTCCAGCACAAGACCGTCGAGAGGAGGTACTCCTTCTCCCCTTCTCCGCCGCAGCGACAAGGACTAGAAATGGGCGCTGccggtgccgtcgtcgttgaggtgggagaagaagaagaaggcaccgTGGCAGTGGCGGCGCCTGAGTGGTCGGGCGGGCTGGTGTGGGACCTGTGGGAGGACATCTCGCTGGCGTACCTGTCGCTGTTCTGCAGCTGCTGCGTGTTCGGGTGGAACGCCGGGCGTCTGGGGTTCGGCAATGCGTACGTGCACGCGGCGACTTTCATCCTGCTGTGCCTGGCGCCCTTCTTCATCTTCACCCTGGCGGCCATCAACATCGACGACGAGGCGGCCAGGCTCGCGCTCAGCCTCGGCGGCACCCTGCTGTGCGTCTTAGGGCTGCTGTACGGTGGGTTCTGGAGGATCCAGATGCGCCGCAGGTTCGGGCTTCCCGGCAGCGGGTTTTGCTGTGGCAGGCCGGACGTGACGGACTGCTTCCAGTGGCTGTGCTGCTGCCCCTGCGCCCTCGCCCAGGAGGTCAGGACCGCCGACGCCTACGACATTGTGCACCACAGGATGGTGTCTCGCCGTCAAAGCCAAAGCCGCCGCGGAGATGACGCCGGCGAAGAAGAAGCCAGCAGCTCCCGGGTGCAGATGCAGCAGCCACTGAGGTTTGCAGGTGTTTTCGCTTCAGATCATGGTGGGGTGACCAACACCAACAGCAATTCAGATACCAGTAACACGAGTACAACACCCCCTGCGCTGCCTGTTGGCATACAGAGACAGTAA